One part of the Cyprinus carpio isolate SPL01 chromosome B12, ASM1834038v1, whole genome shotgun sequence genome encodes these proteins:
- the LOC109049943 gene encoding ataxin-7-like protein 3 isoform X1 — protein sequence MKMEDVSLSSMDNSKMEGFAQEILSDLVEDACLGLCFEVHRAVKQGYFFLDDTDQESMKDFEIVDQPGVDIFGQVYNQWKSKECVCPNCSRSIAASRFAPHLEKCLGMGRNSSRIANRRIASGNNTNKSESDQEDNDDVNDNDWSYGAEKKAKKRKSDKVFLHSLKQPVYLNPNSPRRSKSMKHKNALLGPKRRVENQDSLCVLLREETFSQ from the exons atgaaaatggaGGACGTGTCTCTGTCCAGTATGGACAACAGTAAGATGGAG GGCTTTGCTCAGGAGATCCTGTCTGACCTGGTGGAGGACGCCTGTTTGGGGCTTTGTTTTGAAGTTCACAGGGCTGTCAAACAGGGATACTTTTTTCTAGATGATACAGACCAGGAGAGTATGAAGGACTTTG AAATCGTGGACCAGCCTGGAGTAGACATTTTTGGGCAAGTGTACAACCAGTGGAAAAGCAAAGAGTGTGTGTGTCCCAACTGCAGCCGGAGCATTGCTGCCTCACGATTTGCTCCTCACCTGGAGAAATGCCTTGGCATGGGCCGCAACAGCAGTCGCATTGCCAACCGCAG aaTTGCGAGCGGCAACAACACGAACAAATCAGAAAGCGATCAAGAGGACAACGATGATGTCAATGACAATGACTGGTCTTATGGGGCAGAAAAGAAAG CCAAGAAGAGAAAGTCAGATAAGGTATTTTTACATTCTTTGAAACAACCTGTATACTTG AATCCAAATTCACCGAGAAGATCCAAATCcatgaaacataaaaatg CTTTGCTGGGTCCTAAGAGACGTGTGGAGAACCAGGACAGTTTGTGCGTGTTGTTAAGAGAGGAGACATTCTCTCAATAA
- the LOC109049943 gene encoding ataxin-7-like protein 3 isoform X2: MKMEDVSLSSMDNSKMEGFAQEILSDLVEDACLGLCFEVHRAVKQGYFFLDDTDQESMKDFEIVDQPGVDIFGQVYNQWKSKECVCPNCSRSIAASRFAPHLEKCLGMGRNSSRIANRRIASGNNTNKSESDQEDNDDVNDNDWSYGAEKKAKKRKSDKNPNSPRRSKSMKHKNALLGPKRRVENQDSLCVLLREETFSQ, from the exons atgaaaatggaGGACGTGTCTCTGTCCAGTATGGACAACAGTAAGATGGAG GGCTTTGCTCAGGAGATCCTGTCTGACCTGGTGGAGGACGCCTGTTTGGGGCTTTGTTTTGAAGTTCACAGGGCTGTCAAACAGGGATACTTTTTTCTAGATGATACAGACCAGGAGAGTATGAAGGACTTTG AAATCGTGGACCAGCCTGGAGTAGACATTTTTGGGCAAGTGTACAACCAGTGGAAAAGCAAAGAGTGTGTGTGTCCCAACTGCAGCCGGAGCATTGCTGCCTCACGATTTGCTCCTCACCTGGAGAAATGCCTTGGCATGGGCCGCAACAGCAGTCGCATTGCCAACCGCAG aaTTGCGAGCGGCAACAACACGAACAAATCAGAAAGCGATCAAGAGGACAACGATGATGTCAATGACAATGACTGGTCTTATGGGGCAGAAAAGAAAG CCAAGAAGAGAAAGTCAGATAAG AATCCAAATTCACCGAGAAGATCCAAATCcatgaaacataaaaatg CTTTGCTGGGTCCTAAGAGACGTGTGGAGAACCAGGACAGTTTGTGCGTGTTGTTAAGAGAGGAGACATTCTCTCAATAA
- the LOC109049943 gene encoding ataxin-7-like protein 3 isoform X3 — MKMEDVSLSSMDNSKMEGFAQEILSDLVEDACLGLCFEVHRAVKQGYFFLDDTDQESMKDFEIVDQPGVDIFGQVYNQWKSKECVCPNCSRSIAASRFAPHLEKCLGMGRNSSRIANRRIASGNNTNKSESDQEDNDDVNDNDWSYGAEKKAKKRKSDKVFLHSLKQPVYLNPNSPRRSKSMKHKND; from the exons atgaaaatggaGGACGTGTCTCTGTCCAGTATGGACAACAGTAAGATGGAG GGCTTTGCTCAGGAGATCCTGTCTGACCTGGTGGAGGACGCCTGTTTGGGGCTTTGTTTTGAAGTTCACAGGGCTGTCAAACAGGGATACTTTTTTCTAGATGATACAGACCAGGAGAGTATGAAGGACTTTG AAATCGTGGACCAGCCTGGAGTAGACATTTTTGGGCAAGTGTACAACCAGTGGAAAAGCAAAGAGTGTGTGTGTCCCAACTGCAGCCGGAGCATTGCTGCCTCACGATTTGCTCCTCACCTGGAGAAATGCCTTGGCATGGGCCGCAACAGCAGTCGCATTGCCAACCGCAG aaTTGCGAGCGGCAACAACACGAACAAATCAGAAAGCGATCAAGAGGACAACGATGATGTCAATGACAATGACTGGTCTTATGGGGCAGAAAAGAAAG CCAAGAAGAGAAAGTCAGATAAGGTATTTTTACATTCTTTGAAACAACCTGTATACTTG AATCCAAATTCACCGAGAAGATCCAAATCcatgaaacataaaaatg ACTGA
- the LOC109049943 gene encoding ataxin-7-like protein 3 isoform X4, translated as MKMEDVSLSSMDNSKMEGFAQEILSDLVEDACLGLCFEVHRAVKQGYFFLDDTDQESMKDFEIVDQPGVDIFGQVYNQWKSKECVCPNCSRSIAASRFAPHLEKCLGMGRNSSRIANRRIASGNNTNKSESDQEDNDDVNDNDWSYGAEKKAKKRKSDKNPNSPRRSKSMKHKND; from the exons atgaaaatggaGGACGTGTCTCTGTCCAGTATGGACAACAGTAAGATGGAG GGCTTTGCTCAGGAGATCCTGTCTGACCTGGTGGAGGACGCCTGTTTGGGGCTTTGTTTTGAAGTTCACAGGGCTGTCAAACAGGGATACTTTTTTCTAGATGATACAGACCAGGAGAGTATGAAGGACTTTG AAATCGTGGACCAGCCTGGAGTAGACATTTTTGGGCAAGTGTACAACCAGTGGAAAAGCAAAGAGTGTGTGTGTCCCAACTGCAGCCGGAGCATTGCTGCCTCACGATTTGCTCCTCACCTGGAGAAATGCCTTGGCATGGGCCGCAACAGCAGTCGCATTGCCAACCGCAG aaTTGCGAGCGGCAACAACACGAACAAATCAGAAAGCGATCAAGAGGACAACGATGATGTCAATGACAATGACTGGTCTTATGGGGCAGAAAAGAAAG CCAAGAAGAGAAAGTCAGATAAG AATCCAAATTCACCGAGAAGATCCAAATCcatgaaacataaaaatg ACTGA